The sequence TGCAGACCATACGTGCATGCGCGGTGTCTTTACCGTGCCATTCCCCATGGCGCCCGTCCTGTTCTGCAGATACATTCAAAAATGACGCCCCGAGCGCCATGTGCCGGAGGACTCCGCACCCGGCCTACCACGGCCGGGACTGCGTGCCCGCAATGCCTTCAACGCCCCGAGCAATGCCTCGCTATCGAGATGATGGCGGTAGTCAGCATCGATGTGACTTAACACGATGACGCCTTCCTGGTCTATCAGATAGGTCGCGGGGATGGGCACGAGGAAACTGCCCGACTTGCGCGTCTTCGGCGGGATATACCCCAGCTCCAGATATCTCGGTCTGAGTTCGACGGGGAGTTCGAACACGAGGCCGAACGCACGCGCAACCTTCATGTCCGTGTCGACCAGTTCCGGAATCGGCACGGATCCGCCCGGCTGCATAATCTGGCCAGGCGGAGCAATCGCGAACGCCGAGGCCCCCAGTGTCACGATGCTTCTGTAGGTGACGGCCAGCTCCGCCAGACTTTCCTCGCCAAATGCGCACCACGCGCCGCGCCAGAAGTGGAGTACCAATGGCCCTGCGTCTAGCGCCCGATCCAGCGAAAACGCGTGGCCGCGGGTGTCGGAAAGTTCGAACGCAGGAACATGCCTGCCTGCGCACAAAGCGTCCGAAACCGCACCCGCGGCCGCCAGCATCGCCGTACTAGCCGCCTGATCGATGTCGAACTCCGAGCCGGAAGGAATTGGGCTCATTGTCAGCTCCCGAATGTCAACTCGCCGCCGCCGTCAAAATCGACATGCCGCACTTCATGCGATGTTTTGAAGCGCGCATCCGATCAAACGGCCTCGGCGTCCATCAGATCCTGCGATGAATCGTCCATGACCTGGGCGCTATAGGTGGGGAAATCCGAATAATTCTTTTCGTTGCCTCCCCAGAAAGCTTCGCGCACATAGGGCGTCAGGGGCAAGTTGCGTTCGAGCCGGAACGGAAGATCCGGATTCGACGAGAAGTGACGGCCAAACGCGATGAGGTCGGCATCGCCCTTCTCGACGGTCGCAATCGCACCCTCGCGGTCAAACCCGCCCGCTGCGATGATCGGTCCGGAAAAATGCGGTCGCAGGTAGGACGCCGCCACGACCGCCTGGTCTGCGTGCAGGGTGTCGTCGCCCTTGATGCGCGGTTCGATAACGTGCAGGTAGGCAATCCTGTAGCTGTCGAGCACCTTCGCAACGTAGCTGAACGTGGCCTGCGGGTCGCTGTCCGAGATGCCACCCCACTCTCCCGACGGCGAAATACGCACGCCGACGCGATCCGCGCCATACACGGAGATCAGCGCTTCGAGCGCTTCGCGCAGAAACCGGACACGCTTCTCGACCGGACCACCATAAGCGTCCGTGCGCTTGTTCGTACCGTCCTGAATGAACTGGTCAACCAGATACCCGTTGGCAGCATGAAGTTCAACGCCGTCGAAGCCAGCCGCTTTCGCGCGTTGCGCTGCGCGACGAAAATCCTCGATGATGCCGGGGATCTCGTCTGCTTCCAACGCCCGATGCGGGGACGCCGGCACAAAGCCATCCTTCGTCAACGCGACTCCTTCGAACGGAACCTGCGACGGAGCAACTGGCTGGGCCCCGCCCGTCACCTCCACGTGGCTCTGACGTCCACCATGGATCAGTTGTAGAAACGCGTGGCCGCCTTTGGCGTGAACAGCGTCGGCAATTGCTTTCCAGCCTTCGTGCTGGCCGTCGTGGTAGATGCTGGCGGCGCCGAGGTACGACCGCGCCTGGACTGAAATGCTGGCAGCTTCGATAACGAGCAGGCCGCCTTTGGAAGCGCGCTGGCCATAAAAGTCCGCCATGATCGGGCTGGGGATGTCACCGGGCTGGATAGTGCGCACGCGGGTCATCGGTGCGAGAACGACCCGGTGGTTCAGATGAAAAGCGCCGACTTTTGCGGGGCTGAAGAGCTTGGCCATGATATTCCTTTGATGGTTCTGGAGACTGCCGGAAAGCTCCGGCACGCGTGCTTCGTTGATGTCCAATGTAGGGGTTAAAGGTGTGCTCAGATAGGTAGCGCCAGGGATAGGGATCATTCCAGAACCGAATAAGTGCATCGGGCGGCACCTTGCTCAAACGCGATGGATACGGGAGGCCGCGGCAACCGGCGACCGATCGCCGCTGTCGATCTTTCCGCTGATCCATGTCAACGCAAGCGCAAGGAGGACGACTGTCGCGCCGACCCACGGCGTATGCATCAGGCCAAGATGGCTGACCACGATGCCGCCCGTCCACGCCCCGCCAGCGACGCCGAGGTTGAACGCCGCGATGTTCATACCCGAAGCAACGTTCACGGCGTGCGGGGCGAAACGTTCAGCCTGCTTCACGACATAAACCTGCAACGCGGGTACATTGCCGAACGCGACGCCGCCCCATGCGAGAACAACAGCAATGACGAGCACCTTGTCCGTCGCGACAAAACCAAGCAGGAGCAGCACGAACGCGAGTAATGAAAAAATGAGTTTGAGCGCCGTCACGGGTCCGTGCGTATCCGCGAGCTTTCCCCCGAACATATTTCCCGCTGCGACGGACGCGCCGTAAAGCAGTAGCACAATTCCAACTACTGACGGGCTGAAGCCTGCTGTCTGTTCGAGAATCGGCGCGAGAAACGTAAATGCAATGAGTGATCCCCCGTAACCGACGATCGTCATTGCGAAGACAAGTAGCAGTCTGGGCTGCAGGAATAGCTCCGC is a genomic window of Paraburkholderia sp. PREW-6R containing:
- a CDS encoding redoxin domain-containing protein, with the protein product MSPIPSGSEFDIDQAASTAMLAAAGAVSDALCAGRHVPAFELSDTRGHAFSLDRALDAGPLVLHFWRGAWCAFGEESLAELAVTYRSIVTLGASAFAIAPPGQIMQPGGSVPIPELVDTDMKVARAFGLVFELPVELRPRYLELGYIPPKTRKSGSFLVPIPATYLIDQEGVIVLSHIDADYRHHLDSEALLGALKALRARSPGRGRPGAESSGTWRSGRHF
- a CDS encoding alkene reductase, which translates into the protein MAKLFSPAKVGAFHLNHRVVLAPMTRVRTIQPGDIPSPIMADFYGQRASKGGLLVIEAASISVQARSYLGAASIYHDGQHEGWKAIADAVHAKGGHAFLQLIHGGRQSHVEVTGGAQPVAPSQVPFEGVALTKDGFVPASPHRALEADEIPGIIEDFRRAAQRAKAAGFDGVELHAANGYLVDQFIQDGTNKRTDAYGGPVEKRVRFLREALEALISVYGADRVGVRISPSGEWGGISDSDPQATFSYVAKVLDSYRIAYLHVIEPRIKGDDTLHADQAVVAASYLRPHFSGPIIAAGGFDREGAIATVEKGDADLIAFGRHFSSNPDLPFRLERNLPLTPYVREAFWGGNEKNYSDFPTYSAQVMDDSSQDLMDAEAV
- a CDS encoding MFS transporter; the protein is MPLALLALTIGAFAIGTTEFVIVGLLPTIAGDLGITLPSAGLLVSFYALGVAVGAPILTAVTGRMERKTLLVLLMTLFTAANLLAWRAPGYATLVFARVLSGLAHGVFFSVGSIIATHVVPKEKSGRAIATMFSGLTVAFVTGVPLGTFVGQHFGWRVTFLVVSLFGIVALASALTFVPRHVERVPPASIRKQAELFLQPRLLLVFAMTIVGYGGSLIAFTFLAPILEQTAGFSPSVVGIVLLLYGASVAAGNMFGGKLADTHGPVTALKLIFSLLAFVLLLLGFVATDKVLVIAVVLAWGGVAFGNVPALQVYVVKQAERFAPHAVNVASGMNIAAFNLGVAGGAWTGGIVVSHLGLMHTPWVGATVVLLALALTWISGKIDSGDRSPVAAASRIHRV